A single Rhopalosiphum padi isolate XX-2018 chromosome 4, ASM2088224v1, whole genome shotgun sequence DNA region contains:
- the LOC132930823 gene encoding uncharacterized protein LOC132930823, translating to MEHLCPQIEQFVSCFTCGSQTLPPYRFCAQAHIGCPPCTKYMSLCACGLHFLKSSNISFDWLVSAMKLQCKYRANEVNNVSEQVDCSNRWYTVQELRDHYLTGCTRNSFTCPLQDCGHVARIDTITDHYETAHGPLESLSFDDYEQTPKCIVFKLSAKKRSQILKKIFNGYFMFSVKPQRRKLCQDFNSHLFIQNINPSDSLQYTYTKSLESNEKTFMVSVTLVEVYPSDV from the exons ATGGAACACTTGTGTCCGCAAATCGAACAGTTCGTGTCGTGCTTCACGTGCGGCTCACAGACGTTGCCGCCGTACCGGTTCTGCGCGCAGGCGCACATTGGCTGCCCGCCGTGTACCAAGTACATGTCGCTGTGCGCTTGCGGTTTACATTTCCTCAAAAGTTCGAACATATCGTTTGACTGGTTGGTGTCCGCCATGAAGTTACAGTGCAAGTACCGGGCTAACGAAGTCAACAACGTCTCGGAACAAGTTGACTGCTCGAACAGGTGGTACACGGTCCAGGAACTTCGCGACCACTACTTGACGGGTTGCACGAGGAACTCGTTCACGTGCCCGCTACAAGACTGCGGTCACGTGGCTCGCATCGACACTATAACCGATCACTACGAAACTGCGCACGGTCCGCTCGAGTCGCTCAGCTTCGACGATTACGAGCAGACACCGAAATGCATCGTATTCAAGTTGTCAGCTAA GAAGCGGTCGCAAATCTTAAAAAAGATTTTCAACGGATACTTTATGTTCAGCGTTAAGCCGCAACGTCGCAAGCTCTGTCAGGACTTCAATTCACACCTGTTCATACAAAACATCAATCCTTCAGACTCGCTCCAATACACATACACCAAATCGTTAGAGTCAAATGAGAAAACATTTATGGTTTCTGTAACATTGGTAGAGGTATACCCGTCTGACGTGTAA